The genomic segment ATACTTAGAGTAAAGATATCTTTTAAAATTTACAGCTTTTTACTGCAGTATGTAAATCCACGATTTATGTCTTCATTTACTTGGATAAAATTAATAACGTTAGATTGTTTAAAACTACATTAAAGTAAGATATCAATTATTAAGTAtaatcaattctttttttaaaatataatttacgTTATAATATAGCTAGCATATAAAAACTGATAGTAATGACATTTATTTTACCACCGCATATGAtattaggacgggttgttttgtccttcaccaaactgtatattttttattactttgtatttattttgtgagtatttccctctcatttattcattcttttttcatttgattatctgtatttatactttgttattttgttatttgttgtgttatctatttcttgaggggcccacattgtacaagcattgctttttagtgggtccctccatttccatctaaatttaatttctattgaaaaatagtatatatatttaaaacctacaatgtgttgcccaaatcgtctaagtgtttttttttttttcactacatatgtataattaattttgtttgcaacggatacaaatatttatgttttatatatggtatacaatttgtttttgtttgatggaagtgaaataaatgaatttgaatttgaatttgaatattgattGCATGGAAGAACAGTGCAATAATGGGAAAgcggtatttttttaattcataattaGCAAATAAACACTGTTGATTATCAACAATTATGCAGGGCAAATATAATACCAAGGTATTGGTATGTTTTGcataaatcaacaacattctctccctgtctttctctcttttcactctctctctccttttgtCACTTTTATTCCCTTTATTTACCCTTTTCCTTCCCtcttctttacatttttttttctctctcttaccccgtcccccctctctctctctctctctctctctctctcttctccccACCCATTCCCTTCAATTCTCTTATTACTCAATTACATTTAATCACCTTGTAAAAATATGGTAGATAGATAAAACATTTCTGTTTaagtaccaccccccccccccgaatatcAGCACCACTGGTATAAGATATATTTCCAATTCATTTGTAATTGCAAATTATTCTACAAATAATCACACCCTGCTTTTCAGTCGAGTTTCCCAGTTTATTAGGAGATATTCGAGATTGGATGAGCGACTCCTTTCTCATCACCTAAGGATACTTATTGACAGTTTCATTGTTAGACCAGCTgaatgttctcattaagattTACTTAATCGGCATTGGATCTTGATTCAATCAAAATCGCATGGAATGTCCATCTATTATAAGACCTTGCTTCAGGTACGCCAACAAAAGATGATATATGCACTGACATAGTAACGCATCTGGCTCGTTGCACAATCCATCGTAATTGCTTTCGTACTTCTTTTTAAGCCCCCACCTCCCAGTTACGGCCGCCATTACCTATATAGTGCACTGAAGTAAAATTCATCCAGAGTCGAAGCGCCATGGTGTTGTTGATTCTCTTCTCTTAATCAGAGAATAATTATTGTTGGTTCGATTTCTGCTCAAGGAATAAGGTAAAGCCTCTTTTTCATTTCGCAAAATGATGTTATTGCTTTGTCAGTTGATGGGAGGGTTTAGCTAAATTGAAATGCAGTTTTACGTTAATTTTCGTTTACCGTCTTGTGAAACAGTTTAAAAAAACGTCTTGAGTTGATTTCCGTTGTACCTGCAGTAAGTACACAGGGTTCCACagatattttgtaaatactttttCATCTTTTAATCAGTTTTGTTAATACACAACTTTGCATTGATGTGCTGTTATGTTAAACCCCTTTGATCTTTAATCAGATTTGTTCATAcacaatagaccagttcgtagttacttcatggacaatttagGTCAAAtgacttttcatttctttcattatgataggcagatttcaaagcaagttattacgtaagcatgccttacatagcaggatgaagaaattgaatagaccagatgactagaatagcacttcaatgaacactttatgaaagtatttgttgcatttctactttgaatgcatattatagcatgttgtacaatgtacctGGCAAACTgtttaccagtcgttcgtggacacATTGTTtgtttgtggatgtaaatgaaaaacacaactcaaaagaatatatgaataatcaagacataaaagttggtgcttatctcattaaattttaaaccaccatgtcactttagtaccaacGGCCTTCCTTTTATGATATTGCATTGCACTTCAAATTGCcgttttacatgtatgtcacataATGACACAGTGGTTGCTAGACTTTGTGTCAATTGAAagttgaaaaaagtgcagcataAAGTAGAGAAACTATCATGTATGCCAAGCGGCGAGTAACAAGATAAAAAGATACTGAATTAAACGTCGTGTATTATCAAATACATAATTTATACATATGCAAATGTGAGTTAAATATCGAAATATGcaatgaaatgggggggggggggactaattCCCGAACGGAGTTTCAGCGAAAGATCATGTATGGTTTAcggtgtaggcctatacttgatTGACCAGATAATCAAAACTACTAAGCTGGCATTTCTTATAAATATGCCTATACAGCTTTAACCAAACCATATTTCTGACAGTAAACTATTTATAAATGTACATGGAATCATCTTAGCAGTTGAAAACATCATTATCAAATTTGATATGCtttgaaaactttgaaatgtaacAATTGAATTCGTAATCGTTATTGAACAAACAACATCTTCTATCCCTTCAAATTTAAATTATACTACTCgttgaattaaatgaattatttcattcaaaattatttccttCATGCCTACCTAAGTGAAATATAGTGCAATATGTTCACATTTTTACAACTtgaatttttaatcaaatgttGAAATGTCATCTACCatcttttctataaaaaaaatcatacaaaatatagTATGTCTATTTTATGACTCCATATTATTGTGTTATcgaagtttctttttttttctcgaaaaacTGATAATTTCAATTTGGTAATATAGTTAGGGCCTAGTTAGTGTTCTTGACTCACCAAACAATCCAAGCGTCACTTATACCTCGTCTTCAATGTATTAGGTAACCTCAATTCATCCTTGTTAGTATCATAATGATAAAGATCTAACACTAATTTTGATTGCATTGTAAGTGTAGAATGTGAAATAatagttttgaaataaaaaaaaatgagggtttgaaagttcaaattaattatttcaGAACTTTGTATTTATAGTGAACAGATCATAAGTCGTAGAGTCCATTACACCACacaaaaacattaatttgtttTACGACGTCAAATTACTATGATGAAATCTATCTAGGTTTTCACATCTTTAATTTGATGTGACCTGCTTCGAACctatggaaaaaatgtcataatCAGAATAACAACAATGCTATGAAATAATAATCTAACTTAAAAATAATACTTCGATATTggatatttcaatattgatcACGTTACAATAAAGAGATCTATGCCGCCGTATGACTACACCAGATGACCAATTGAATTTAGTTTCATTGAGGATAATAGTATATTCTCCCTTATAGGTATAAAAccgaaataataataaactggACAAAGATCGCGCCAAATCCAATACATACGTGGAGGTGCCGTGACCGAGTGGTCAAAGGCGCCCTGAAAGTCCGCGGTTCAGTCCCCGGCCACAGGCCCACAGCACCTATGCCCTTGAGCAAGGAATTTATACGACAGTGCTCTTTCATCCTCTTTTTAGTTGAAATGCTTtatgcattcttggtaactaggtatgctcattggttttttttagaataaaatatatttagagAAAGTATTCGTAGCGACAGCATAGCAGTCATACGACAGTCCACAACAATCAGTATACTAAATTGCCTTTCCCCCGAACTGGAGGCTATTATTAAAGATAATTCATTATCAGTTTAATGTTCATCTCAagttaaaaacataaaaaaataaaacacatgatTTCCCAAATCAAGATGTACAACGTGTGCGGTTGCTATCCATTTCAATCTCCGCTCGACGAGTTTGCGGCCATTCTCCTGCGATAGGCGACATAAAACATCGATGTAGTCATCGTGTTTAGGACGAATACACCTCCTAAAACTAGAAACACGGTAGTGAAGGATCGACTGGCATCTTTTATGAACCCTGCATGTAAAGTGAAGTGACATTAGAAGTGTAAGATTGTTATTCAAAGGGgaaatttatttaaatctaTTTATCTCCCCCCCCATCTTTTACCATTTCTTTTACCAGTGTTATGGAAGCAGGAAAATACAAAAGGAgcaaattctgaaaattctgGATTATGGTTTTGATAGATggtattattatattttcttatttggCGATTTTATATGGTTTATGGCAAAGGCCGTCAACTCTGAACTTTCTTCAGTTTCACTGTACGTGGACAAAAACATCAATCCATTtcctcatattttctttttctcatgtGTATTTCATTCGAGGGTACTTAATATGTTGTGATGGTGATTGTAGTGATGTTTTACCTGCTTGCTAAGAAATCAAGactgcttgtaagcaagcaaccaaagGACAGAAAGCGTATTATCCTCTCTGAGTGATATGATAATGAGGGTAAATGCTTTATCAAATGACACAAGCGCATCAAGAAGGATCGAGCCCGGGTAACCAGATACCAAATGAGCTATCACGCCTTCTTAACCTAGAATTGGTGCGCTGTAGGAACTAGGTAACACTGATTCatgagaaattaaaaataatgaatatcagTAATTTGGGTTACTGGGATTGCGtgattatattttcatcttcttaTTAAAAAGATAAGATGACAAGGTTTGAGGATTTATGAATTTCAGCTTCTTCCTCAAAGGATATTGGATGACGAGATATATGACATCTTTTAATTTCATCTTcttaaatcaaaagaaataggaTGCCGATATTTAAGATTTTCGAATATCATCTTTTTCCTCAAAAGAAATTGCATTACGAAAGTTGATATTTAGGAATTTCATCTTcttaattcaaatgaaattgaatgacGAGATTGAGATATTTGCATACTATCTtcttaattaaaagaaaattgagtGACGAGATTTTAGATCATTGAAATTCATCTTCTTAAATCTAAGGAAATTGGGGGACAAGATTTTAGATCTTTGAATGGCATCTTTCTAAATGAAAGGAAACCGAATGACGAGAGCTTAGATCTTTGGAATTTATCTCCTCGAATCATATGTTATTGAAGGACAAGATTGTAGGTCTCTAAATGTTCATTGAATGTCGAGATTTGAGATCTTTAAAATTCATCTTTTGGCTCAAAAGATATGGGATGGCGAGATCTGAGACCTTTTAATTTAATCTTTATCCTCAAAGGAAACTGGATGGCGAGATCTGAgatttttaatttcatcttcTTCCTCAAATATAAGTGGATGGCGAGATTTAAGATCTATGAATTTCATCTTCCTCAAAAGAAATTGGATGACGAGATTTAAGatcaatgaatttcatttttcttcctcAAAGGAAAATTGATGACGGAATTTGTGAGCTTTGAATTTCATCTTCTTCCTCAAAAGAAATTGGATAACAATATTTTATGTTTTCGAATATCATTTCCCGCACAGGAAATTGGATGACGAGATTTTGAGACctttgaatttaattttcttcctcaAAGAAATTGGATGACGAGATTTTTTatctttgaatttcatttttttttcaaagaaaattggaTAACAATATTTTAGGTTTTCGAATGTCATATCCCTCAGAGGAAATTGGATGACGAGATTTGTGATCTTTGAATTTCATCTCCTTTCTCAAAGGAAATCTAATAACAATATTTTAGGTTTTCGAATGTCATCTCCCTCAAAGGAAATTGGATGACGAGATTTGAGATATTTGAATTTCATCTTCTTCCTCATATGAAATTGGATTGCAAGATTTGAGGTCTCTTCCTCAAATGAAATTTGATTGCAAGATTTGAGGTCTCTTTCTCAAATGAAATTGGATTGCAAGATTTGAGGTCTATGAATTTCATCTTCTTCCTCCAAATAAATTGGATGACGAGATTTGAGATCTTTGAATTTCATCCTCTTCCTCAAATGAAATTGGATGATGAGATTTgagattttttaatttcatcttcTTCCTCAAATGAAATTGGGTGACGAAATTTGAGatctttgaatttcaaattttttatatCATCTTTTTCCTCAAAAGAAATTGCATTACGAAATATGATATCTAGGAATTTCATCAtcttaattcaaataaaattgaatgacGGGATTGAGATCTCTGCATGTTATCTTCTTAATCCAAATTGAATTAAGTGACGAGATTTTAGATCATCAAAATTCATCTTCTTGAATCTAAGGAAATTGAATGACGAGATTTGTGATCTTTGTATTTCATCCtctttctcaaaaaaaattggataacaaTAAAGTAGCATGTGAGCAtatcataatatcatcagagGATTTACCTGACATGAAACCGCCAATCATTCCTCCCATTCCAGCCAACAAACCCTGAAGACCAGCTGCGAAAGTAAAGTTTTCGGGAGCGACAGCATACTTTGGATAGGCAGACGTCGAAACGAGACAGGTAAAGAGACACCAACCTTGAACAAATGCCACAGCGCCCATCTTGGGAAAGGTATTAATAAGCGGATCAAGCAGAAATGTAATTGCTGTGATGATGTTGAAGGCGAGCGATATGACTATGGCGTTGCAACCAGAGTAGATCAACGCGATGTAAACCAACCGTCCCACGATACCCCCTGCACCGGCTAGAGTTGATAAGAACACCGCCTTTGAGCCTGGGATACCATGCCATTCGGCCCTCGGCACCAAGAACAGAACCCAAGAAGTCAGTCCATACATGGTCAAGAAAATGGAAGGAGAAGAAACGCACATGAGAGGTTCTTTTATGACTATGCAGCTCTGAAGCCATGATCTGAATTTCTCTCTGGTTGTATCGTGACTATTTTCAAGGTCCGCTTCAGGAATTAGATGTCGGTCGTCTCCATCTTCCATTATTTTACGATAAGAGTGTGTCCGCTTTCTTGACTTCGAGGAATAACTTGTAGATGGCATTTCTTCTATCAGAATCACTGTAGGCATCTCCTCTGCCTCCTCATTTCGATTCTCTTCTATACCATCTGTGCGATTTCTTAAAGCAATGCTCGCTGGAATGGCGTGCAAACTAAGACCACCTAAAATGACCATAGCTCCGACGTAGCCATATGCGCTAAGAGCCCTCTCCACAATGTAAGGTGCAATAAGGGCGCCGGTAGTGTTACCCATGTTGGCGATTCCAGCAGCCAAAACGTAACTCTCTTTGAAATATTCGTTCAGCATGATTTTCGACGACAGGTAACCCATGGACAACCCAGTGCCTGgataagaaaaaatgaaagttagGTAGTTTTAAGTAGACATTATCGAACAGGATACACAGTTGTCATTGGGACCACTTAgattctgaaaataaaatatttcaggCATGCTTTAAGACGGCTTAGAAGCGTTAAGGGAGATAATGGTATTATTAATATTCGTCCAGTAAAGTTTAAATTTGTCATTCTGTCATCcataaaatacacatttttatcaTCACATCTTTCAGATCGATATCATGATATACCCCTTGGCCCAAtaaatgaagagtttagttgcaaaaggggttaggtccactttggaccattccgagaaaaaaacatgttttttattctcacttattgcaatattcttatgagaaactaaattgtcatgatgtactaccctatcatgtgaacataaaattgggtataaaagaaatctacctgtcatcaatttttttctatatattaaaaatacatcattgtggacctaaccccttttgcaagtaaactgaaatgaatccaatctcttttgattaaaaacaaagatttttctttgccactttcattcacgttttcatttgaatttcaaattgtctttggtatcatcagagtgacaaaaaatttagaggtttagagacagaaaacaataaaatatatgaaaaatttacCTAACCCCTtctgacaaatgagttcttcagaagagattagttgcaaaaggggttaggtccactccaaaaaatcatttttttaattctcccatattgcaatattcttatgcgaaactgaattttcatgatgcCCTagcatgagaacataaaattgggtataagagaaatctacctgtcttcatattttttatgatattcttctccaaaaaaaatctgtgtggacctaacccctttttgcaaataaactgaaatggacctaaccccttttgaaaaaaaagggatttttctttgcgattttagttcactttttaataggaatttcaacttttctttggtttcatcttatagagctactaaaaatctatacattaagacataaaaattaaatttgatgaaaaatggacctaaccccttttacaagtgagctcttcaaataCATCTATTGCCGcagagtaaaacaaaaaatctgttCGTATTACAACTAGTTGCCGGATCTCATCGACATAAAATGATATACTGGTACCCATGATTGGAATCCGTTCATCTACAAGATCTAATGTTAGAAGAATCTCTTACATCGTTAAATGGGTTAGATAGAATATGGGATAGAAcctctttgtatttttttcactaGAGTAGTTATTGTTCTTGCCTTATGCagtatatatgttttttataattttactGTAACCATGTCAATCTGCCTTCAATTAAAATGTTACATGTGGGAAGCAGTGCTATAGTCATATCTGACTGAATTTTAGAAAGAGTTTACACACAACAGCCTGGTTTCAGAAGGTTTCAAGCATCAATAGACAAGCCATTGAGTAGCAAGAAAGGTTCGCCTTTCCAACCCCTTgcctttttcaaatttttttcgaCGCTACCGTTTGTGGGTACCACTGAACATGCCTAAGAATGCTTGAGCAGACACGGGATTTGAGAAACAATCCACCGTGTGGTGGCAATGGCTTGCCCTCTCCAGCCCATTGTCCTAAACATTCCGACGCCATTGTCGATATGCAAAGATGGGAGGACCTACCTGTGATTGCAAGACTCAAAGCAAGTGCTGGAATGGATGAGATCATCCCACCGGTCACAAGACAAGCGGATGAGAAGATTGCACCGAGCAGAGCGCACATCCGTGGTGACATCCAACCCTTATTCAAGGTATAGGCAACGATCGGACCTGTGATATCGTGAACATACGCAGCGATTGGATGTTAACTCATAGAAAAAGAGCAAATTGTCAGCTCAAACTTCACTCTTAAAATCAACCAATGTTTTGGTGAAATTGTGTCtgaccatcatcatgatcatggggGAATCGCCAAGACTCAAGATCAACCCATTGTCGTGTTAACCAACAGGCTGGTAATAATGACCATCATATTGGCCATGCAAATGTTGTCAAGTCGGAAAATATAACACTTTCGTAATTTTGTCCAAACCATTGTAAGAGTATAGCCTAAATAATGGGCGACGTCTGAGTATTTGCTCGGGGGAAACGGACATATGTGacgaatttttttcttcaatggcATGATAAgggtattaaaaaatattcacgACCAAACCTTCTTCTTCgtttttcttcctccttttccttttcttatccctttccctttttttatactACTTGATATATCGTATGGGTTTTTACCCCCTTCCTATCACTTCGAAGAAACCCTTTGCGCCTGGTATTTGGATGGGGAGAAAAGAATACCACTGTCCAACAGGTCACTAAGTATCATTCTCAGATAAAAAAAGTATCGCTGTTGTATTGTTGCAAAACAAGGCCATACATAATTTTCATGGTCttcaaaaaaatatcttaaacaattgaaataatttgactACATCATGGAGACATCGTCCctgacctcccccccccccccccgatgttAGTAACTGCAAGAAGAGGAGTGACTCTTTTATGATCCTATTgtcaatctttatttttcaaatatttcgaGTTGAGAGAAAGACACATCTTGATATTCTTTTCTGATTTGTTTCGGTCGCATTTCCCCATATACTTCTTCGTTTCCTTTTATGAAACGGCTTACCTTTGTTTTCACCTTTATTTACCTTAATGTTTTTTGTATCGTTGCTgcattttcttatattttactCTGTTCTCGCCCTTCCATCATTTTCCTGTATTACTGTAAATCTAGTTTTCTGTCGTGTgcatttttaacattttgataAAGAGTGGTAAACCCTGTCTACTAACgctagaaataaaataaaatataaaaatggagAACAAAAGCACACCTTAGTGTGTTTGTGTGCACTACGCGTGCTACTTCTTGCCCAAGACGATAACTTAAATAAATGATCTCATTtgtctatatttttttacagaaaattaaaaaagaagggCTCTGTGCTGGGAAAACcttccataattatgccaccACTTTTGTTAAGATATGCTTGggtaattttattgtttaatatgATATTGTGGTTGATGCTAGCGccaaataataggcctattcaCCTTCTGAAGTTCTGAATGAAAATCTCAATGGGtgcttttttctttgaaaatatacTTCCAATATTGAGCATTGCTTTGTGATATCACGCTCTCCAGGCCACCCCTTtctttgtctgtctgtctttctttctgtctttctccctctcatcccctcctcctctctccctttctctttatGTCTGCCTCACCCCTCTCTTATTTCAGTGAAAACTTTTGTAATTCAGTTATACAAGCCGCTATCATATTATCAAAACCTCAACAAATCAATTAGAATTAACTTGAATCGAATTTAATTGAACTGAATTTATACTCACTGGCCAGATATATGAGAGATGACGGGAGACTGCACACGAAACCCAACGTTTTTGCATCGGTTTGAAGAACCACTACCATGACAGGAATCATAACTCCGAATGATTTGGAGATCGAGACATCTATACAGCTAAATGTAAACTTACTGAGGAGAATGGCGTACCTCCATTTGTCACGTGAGTCTTCCATTTCTCTCCCCGTCTTCCTTCCAAACATACACACAGAGCTATGGTGAACAGAAAATAGATCATAAACAGTATACAAATATCATAAATACTTATACTTTCGTTATCATTCTaactcctcttcctccttcccctcttcctcctcctcatcctactactactactactactactactactaattctactctactactactactactactactactactactactactactactactactactactactactactactactactactacttctactatactactactactactactactactactactactactactactactactactactactactactactactactactactactactactactactactactactactactgaaaCAACATATATTGCTACTTGCTACTATCACTAAATCTTCCATTTGAACTCGATTGCTCACAAGCAGTTTTTAAGGAATACTTATCGGAACTGAATTAAACTAAATGAAAACCAATCAAATGATAGGAAATAATCAATCCAAgttaaatctcaaaattcaacTTACCAATTGCTGACTTGATCAATATATACCAATGAAGTATTCGTCTAACACAAAAACCACCTTAATATACACCACCATAATACACGTGTCTTTTCAATACTACACCAGCATCTCTACAAATCTTTATTCAAACAGGTGGGCGTAGATGTTGAACTGTTCAAATAAGAATATATTTAGTCACACAACCGGCACGAAGCTATAAATTCATGATATTTCTTTCATAAAAACTGAGTATTTGACCCTAGGCTGTGTCCTTGTCTGGTTGTGGTTACCATATATAATAGGTAAATATTCATGGAGCTGCGTCAAAGCTCTATGCCTTTATTAATATTTGTTGTATTGTGAATGACGAATACACGAGATTTGAGGGTGGAATTTGTTAGACTAACTCTAGACTGACTAATCTACAAATCTCGTGTTTTTGTCATTCAAAATACCACGATATTCATgctaattaggtggtctgtctatgacagatcacctcttatgtttgtccgaattttctttctttattttttatttcttatttttatttcctccatttcttgtggacagcaaatcacagaaagttcatattcaataatcatcaaaatatcaccacatatcaacatcaataagacctcaattctgcaagaatcttaatgtcatgacgtcatcatgacgtcatctagacgccattttgtaaaatcacattatcaatcatatctccattatcaattatcaaaaataaatcaaattcacatgacataaacttcagatcaagggtcatcaggtcatgtcatcaaaggtcacctgaaggtcacgacgcgcgcgtatgcgcgcgtcaaaattttaaaatgctaaaaatcactttttgaccaaaacagagtacgttttacgtcattttaagcatttcaaaaaattgcgcgcgcaaacgtatgcgcgcgcgtttccgcgcgtaacgccttgaatgcaactcagaaacaccgttttttttatttcattgcattgatcatataattttgagcaatttgataccttgatcaaccttctacgaccattaataaggaaactaacacccgttaaagtttgcagcacgtgtgcgcgcgagctctcactataggccatatatgggcaaaaacatgcctatagaaaatccgctgtagctcttcagaacgcatggggacccccaatttttttttcatattttgatagagtatgaactagagatataatttcatgtctcatttgaccctcaattatattatgacgtcatcaaaatggcgtcggaattcaaaaaatccattttgcctattatgacgtcattataattatgcaaatcttgctctaactccgtgaatattggtcaattttcacccaatttttgatatgttgtagcttagttcttactctttctgagttattgcctttatttttcattttgatagacaaatcatcctcaaaaattgcaaataataatggcatgtcatttttactcattttgcgtgtaatctctatgggacatgactttttctcaaaactagattctacattcttctatttcgtaagccatatctccaatttttgttgctagttatccctgagcttttagtatgttgtagctgagattctaagctttcggttgcgtttccttcattttccgatcagatgtcgggatcatgcccgtaattcacttgcaagattggatttgagattctggtgttttgcttacgtgttaagtctatgggaaat from the Lytechinus pictus isolate F3 Inbred chromosome 1, Lp3.0, whole genome shotgun sequence genome contains:
- the LOC129258015 gene encoding monocarboxylate transporter 4-like — protein: MFGRKTGREMEDSRDKWRYAILLSKFTFSCIDVSISKSFGVMIPVMVVVLQTDAKTLGFVCSLPSSLIYLASPIVAYTLNKGWMSPRMCALLGAIFSSACLVTGGMISSIPALALSLAITGTGLSMGYLSSKIMLNEYFKESYVLAAGIANMGNTTGALIAPYIVERALSAYGYVGAMVILGGLSLHAIPASIALRNRTDGIEENRNEEAEEMPTVILIEEMPSTSYSSKSRKRTHSYRKIMEDGDDRHLIPEADLENSHDTTREKFRSWLQSCIVIKEPLMCVSSPSIFLTMYGLTSWVLFLVPRAEWHGIPGSKAVFLSTLAGAGGIVGRLVYIALIYSGCNAIVISLAFNIITAITFLLDPLINTFPKMGAVAFVQGWCLFTCLVSTSAYPKYAVAPENFTFAAGLQGLLAGMGGMIGGFMSGFIKDASRSFTTVFLVLGGVFVLNTMTTSMFYVAYRRRMAANSSSGD